A genomic region of Miscanthus floridulus cultivar M001 chromosome 3, ASM1932011v1, whole genome shotgun sequence contains the following coding sequences:
- the LOC136545037 gene encoding uncharacterized protein — MALPSAIVEEGVSTVFSYISTKVEDKASRADTIARLEISLSRLDIALEKTGRIPTTYISLLRSRKVLKRVYMEGIELLNKHKPQDENDGHVVVRSSSNLQRIVDRAANFSISSLVGLGKEKKLSSSVAQTFERYADWAEKFVAEVESGCPLRHDTFRYPFLKHLLEGKSLRCQIVKNPSHSLSLDLHPVFVEGRGVEVQLRYEYNDLRKLGEHFGIYMILRISEDTDIIWTSIKCIQRLTSQFKLVAESAIGELTLLPNLQDTFHSYVLPPSSIKEIHVYDAKLVRPDPICCNGNSCGTLANKSSIEMPEPVIEIFFRCYISAPKNNLRNAPLVLHGIFVPHFTWFPDENIRVCYGGKEENRSGSSVQQLEEIARSDALDYLVHEPEPTDYDLYWLSPHGAALVTLKAMRRLSRRVSKRKR, encoded by the coding sequence ATGGCACTACCTTCAGCCATCGTTGAGGAGGGTGTGAGCACAGTGTTCTCGTACATCTCAACCAAGGTCGAAGACAAGGCGTCCAGAGCAGACACAATCGCAAGGCTCGAGATTTCACTCTCTCGCTTGGATATTGCCCTTGAGAAGACAGGGAGGATACCAACCACATATATCTCATTGCTACGTAGCAGGAAGGTTCTCAAGAGAGTCTATATGGAGGGGATAGAACTGCTCAACAAGCACAAGCCGCAGGATGAGAACGATGGCCATGTTGTGGTAAGGAGTTCCTCCAACCTTCAACGGATTGTCGACAGGGCTgcaaacttctccatctcttcTCTTGTTGGCTTGGGCAAGGAGAAAAAGTTGAGTTCCTCCGTTGCCCAAACATTTGAGAGGTATGCAGACTGGGCTGAAAAGTTTGTAGCAGAGGTGGAGTCCGGCTGCCCACTCCGGCATGACACCTTCCGCTATCCATTTCTTAAGCATCTTCTTGAAGGGAAAAGTCTCAGGTGTCAAATCGTAAAGAATCCAAGCCATTCCCTCAGTTTAGACCTACATCCCGTGTTTGTAGAAGGGCGTGGCGTAGAGGTCCAACTACGTTATGAATATAACGATCTCAGGAAGCTTGGGGAACACTTTGGTATATACATGATCCTACGAATCTCCGAAGACACCGATATAATTTGGACCAGTATTAAGTGCATCCAGCGGTTGACATCTCAGTTCAAGCTTGTGGCTGAATCTGCAATAGGAGAACTCACGCTGCTGCCTAATTTGCAGGACACTTTCCATTCCTATGTTCTTCCACCGAGTTCCATCAAAGAAATACATGTCTATGATGCAAAACTCGTGCGCCCGGATCCAATATGTTGCAATGGAAATAGCTGCGGAACTCTAGCTAACAAGTCATCAATAGAAATGCCGGAGCCAGTTATTGAGATCTTCTTTAGATGCTACATTTCAGCGCCCAAAAACAACTTGCGTAACGCACCTCTGGTTCTGCACGGGATTTTTGTGCCTCATTTTACTTGGTTCCCCGACGAGAATATTCGTGTTTGCTATGGAGGCAAAGAGGAAAATAGAAGCGGTAGTAGTGTGCAACAACTGGAGGAGATAGCAAGATCAGATGCGCTCGATTATTTGGTCCATGAACCAGAACCCACGGATTATGATCTGTATTGGCTTTCTCCACATGGTGCTGCATTAGTTACTCTGAAGGCCATGCGAAGACTCAGCCGGAGGGTTTCTAAGAGAAAGCGGTAG